The following are encoded in a window of Mus pahari unplaced genomic scaffold, PAHARI_EIJ_v1.1 scaffold_6217_U1_1, whole genome shotgun sequence genomic DNA:
- the LOC115063341 gene encoding uncharacterized protein LOC115063341, with the protein MFQKLLLSVFIILLMDVGERVLAFNLIKYCNLCSHHDGFKCRTSMRSCWKFDLWTQNRTCTTENYYYYDRFSGLYLFRYAKLNCKPCAPGMYQMFHDLLRETFCCIDRNYCNDGTANSDISSILIEDMNQKKELNDD; encoded by the exons ATGTTTCAGAAACTTCTGCTGAGTGTTTTCATAATTCTCCTTATGGATGTAG GAGAAAGAGTGCTGGCATTTAACT TGATTAAATATTGTAATCTATGTTCGCACCATGATGGGTTCAAATGCCGCACTTCCATGAGATCATGCTGGAAGTTTGACTTATGGACACAAAACAGGACTTGTACCACagaaaactattattattatgatcGTTTCTCAG ggTTATACCTTTTTCGTTATGCAAAACTTAATTGTAAACCCTGTGCACCTGGAATGTATCAAATGTTCCATGACCTCCTGAGAGAAACATTTTGCTGTATCGACAGGAACTACTGTAATGATGGCACTGCTAACTCGGATATCTCATCAATACTCATAGAGGATATGAATCAAAAGAAAGAGTTGAACGATGACTGA